The DNA region AAAATTGAATTCCTGTGCCGTATAAGAAGCCTTTGAGGAACGGTATTGGTCTTCATAAAAGGTACATTTTCCAATCAAAATACCAAATAAATTTTCCAAAGTTGTTCCATCTGTTCGATAAACACCATAATCTGTCCTAGATTTTTCATTTCCTGGTCCAATATAATATTTTCTCTTTCCAGTAAGTAAATGAAGCATGTTATCACAGAAATCGTCTGAAATAAAAGTGTGGTATGCCTTCTGACATTCTAAAATTTGTTTGACTTCTTTTGCATAATCAGAAGTAGAAAATACATTGATAATTTGTTGCGGCTGCCCTTCATCATCTATTATTGTGAAGTTTCCACGTAGCTGACCGTATTTCTCCAAACGGTCCAACTGAATCTCCCCTGGCGTCTTATTATCTAGCAACTTTCTATTTCTCTCAATAGCTTTTGCGTAGTCTGTTTGCCCAGCTTCACTATCTGCTTCTGCATCATCTAGGTAGGAAATTCCTCTACGTTTCATGATATTTTTTAGTGCGACATACAATTCATCAACTGTCAATTTTGGGGAAAGTCCCTTTACACGGAGAATATAAGGATTTTCGGACGATAATTCTCCCTTCAACTCCACTTGGTAAGTCGCAAATAAATCTTCCAATCTTTTTATTCTATGTTTCTTCCTCCTCACTAGGCGACGGCTTTTACGAAAATCTCTCCGCTCTGCATTATTAGCTGCATTTGCTGAAGGAAAAATCCGAGAGCTAGCATGAACAACTTCTCCAGTCTGTGCCTCAATGATTCCAACCCCAACAGAAGCTATACCAATATCTAATCCTAAAATTTTACCGTTTGACATATAGCACCTACCTTCTTTTTGTATATCTCATAATTATTTTACAACTTTTATAGAGTATTTTCGATATCTATATTAGGTTTTTTATCTCTCAGAGGTGATTTTTTTTGCCTTCCATGTTAAACTATAAATGCTATATCAACTAGAAAGAACCAACCTATGATGATTACCAAAGAATTTGATACTATCGCTGCTATTTCTACCCCACTAGGTGAGGGAGCCATCGGTATTGTTCGCCTGTCTGGAACAGATGCTTTTACGATTGCAAGCAAGGTTTTTAAAGGTAAGGATCTGGCGACAGTTCCTAGCCACACGTTAAACTATGGGCATATTATTGATCCAGCCAATGGTCAGGTACTAGACGAAGTTATGCTTGGAGTCATGCGTTCGCCACGTACCTTTACACGTGAAGATGTCATTGAAATCAATACCCATGGTGGAATTGCTATAACAAACGAAATCCTTCAACTCCTCATTCGACAAGGAGCTAGAATGGCTGAACCGGGTGAATTTACCAAGAGAGCCTTCCTAAATGGTCGAGTTGATTTAACACAAGCAGAAGCTGTCATGGACGTGATTCGAGCCAAAACTGACAAGGCTATGTACAATGCAGTTCGCCAGTTGGATGGCTCGCTCTCTCAACTTATCAACGATACTCGTCAAGAAATTCTAAATACCTTGGCTCAAGTCGAGGTGAATATTGACTATCCTGAGTATGATGATGTTGAAGAAGCAACTACAGAGCTAATCCGTGAAAAGACTCTCCAATTCCAGATGCTGTTGGAGCAACTTCTCAGTACTGCCCGTCGGGGAAAAATTTTACGCGAAGGAATTGCTACTGCTATTATTGGCCGACCCAATGTTGGTAAATCTAGTCTACTCAACAATCTCCTGCGCGAAGAAAAAGCCATCGTAACCAATATCGAAGGAACAACGCGTGACATCATCGAGGAATATGTGAATATCAACGGTGTTCCCCTCAAGCTAATTGACACAGCAGGTATCCGTGAAACAGATGACATTGTTGAACGAATTGGAGTCGAACGTTCCAAAAAAGCCCTTGAAGAAGCCGACCTCATCCTCCTTGTTCTTAATGCAGCCGAGCCGCTCACCGAGCAAGATAGAAAGCTGTTAGCCATCTCTAACCTAGCTAATCGCATCATTCTGCTCAACAAGACAGATCTAGAGGAAAAAATCGAAGCAGATCAATTACCAAATGATGTCATTCGCATCTCGGTTTTAAAGAATCAGAATATCACTCAAATCGAAGAAAAAATCAACCAGCTCTTCTTTGAAAATGCAGGTTTGGTGGAACAAGATGCCACTTATCTATCTAATTCTCGCCACATTTCCCTCATAGAACAGGCTGTTCAAAGCCTACAAGCTGTCAACGATGGATTAGAGATGGGAATGCCTGTTGACCTACTGCAAGTTGATTTAACCCGTTGTTGGCAAATTTTAGGAGAAATTACAGGTGATGCTGCTCCGGATGAACTCATCACCCAACTCTTTAGTCAATTCTGCCTCGGAAAATAAAAAGTATCACATCACTTTTAATTGATCAATAGCCAATTAAAGCCATTAGATATTTAAAAAAACAGAGACCGTTAGAAATCATCGAGTAGATCCATTTTCAATAACCAACCTCCCCCATCCATGAAAAAATAAGCAAGCCATCAACTTGCTTATTTTTCTTTTCATCAGCTATCTTAGTTTCCTTTATTCCTTATCCCCTAAATCAACACTTGGTACTGTAGTTGTAGCATCATTGCTTGCTTGAAATAGTTCAACTTTTTTATAACCAAATATATTGGCATAGATCGAAGTTGGAAAACGTCTGATTTTTTTATTATACGTTGTTGCTACTGCATTATAATCCTTACGAGCTACCAAGAGTCGATTTTCTGTCCCTTCAAGCTCAGTAATTAAATTAGATACCTGCTGATTGGCAGTTAGTTGCGGATAGTTTTCCGCCACCACCAAAAGTCTTGATACAGCGGAATCCAACTGACCTTGAGCCTGATTGTATTCTGCTGATCCCTGTTTACTGGAACCAATTTTGGCCCGAGCATCTGCAATGGCTATAAAAATCTTTTCTTCATGTTTCATGGCTCCTTTAACAGCAGAAACCACATTGGGAATCAAATCATACCGCCGTTGCAATTGGGTATTCACATTTGCTTGGGCATTTTCTACCTCTGCATAACTATCTACCAGACCATTGTACTGTCCGATCGCTCCCATTCCCAAAAATAGCAAAGCTAAAACTGGAATAAGGATAATCAACCATTTTTTATTCATTTCAAACCCTCTCATTATCATTCATACATCCGTCAGCTATTGACTTGATTTTGCTAATATGTTTCATACCAAGTGGTGTGTACCAAATAGAACTACCAGCCTGAGGAAGCGCCGCCACCGCCACCACCCCCTCCAGACCAGCCTCCTCCGAAGTCAGAGGATGATGAGCTAGAAGAGTGATTATTTCTATAATGCTGATGGTCATTTACTAACATCCAAAGGAGACTTCCAGTTCCACCACCACCACGGCCAGATTTATCTATGACAAACAAAATGATGGCCACGAAAATGACAACTAGAAAGATGCTAAAGCCATCGCCCTCCGAGCTATTGTGTTTCTCCAAAGCTGCTAGTTGATTTTTAGCGTCACTCGTTCCATAAAATCGATCACCGATGGACTGAACAATATAGGACACCCCACCGTTATAATCTTTCTGACGAAAAAATTCCCTAGCATTGTCCAGAATCTTCTTTGCCACAATATCTGGCAAAACTATAGCGGCATTGTCTGATGTCTCTATACGAAATGCCCTATCAGCTATAGCAATAACCAGCAAAATGCCATTGTTTGTCCCAGAAAATCCAATCTGCCAACGTCGAAAGGTTTCATTAGCTAAACTTTCAATATCACTTGACAGCTGCTCTTTCATATAGACACCAACCTGCAAGCGTTGTTCGGTTGCCGCCCAACTTCGATTGAGTTGATCAATCGTTGCGATGGTTTCTGTAGACAGTAGTTTTGTCTCATCAACTACTGTAGTATCAATCGGTTTTTCAGGAATCAGATCGGCACTGACCAACTTGGGAGCAAAAGAAAAGCTTATAATCAAGATTATTAAATAACCGATAATATTATTTTTCCATTTTCTCATCAGAACACCTCCTTCGATGAACAAAGATAAGAAAAAATCTATTAACAATATACATACAATTATATCATATTATTTGTTTTTTAACAACATCTTTACAATTTTTTAAAAGCAATCTACTCTAGCCCTACCTGCCAGCGATGTAGCAATGGCTAAGTAACAAAGACAGTCTTTTTAATCCAGTTAATCAAAATAATCTAAAACAATGTAAAACGTTTGATAAAAAGCCAAAAACCTTTCCTATCAATTCTATAACAATACACAGTTTTCAAAAAAGACGGGCGAACCCGTCTATGTCGTTTACTTGATTAACTCATAAATAGCTTCTGCATAAATAGCAGCCGCACGATAGAGTTGCTCTACTTCGATAAACTCATTGGCTTGATGCATCGTGTTCACATCACCAGGGAACATAGCACCGTAGGCAACACCACGTTTGAGCAAGCGTCCAAATGTTCCACCACCGATAACTTGTTCGTAACCTTTTAGTCCTGTATGTTTTTCATAGACAGATAGGAGGGTCGCAACCATTGGATCATCAATCGGGCAATAGTGTGGTGTATGTCCCTGCTCAGAAAGGCTAACAGCCTCTACCCCTAGTTTTTCCAAACCAGCCTTAATGGTTTCAGGATTGGTATTTTTAGGATAACGGAAATTGAGGGCAATGGTATTGTCAGATGAAGCCTCATCAAACTTGAAAACACCCGCATTCATGGAAAGAGCACCCATTTGCTCATCGGAAATAGCTACACCAAGTTTCTTTGCTTCATGATCTTCTAGAAGAGTATCACCTGCCAATTCCAGATAAGCTTTCGCAGCTCCATCAAAGGCAAACTGTCCGAGGAACTTAGCCAAATAAGTTGCTCCGTTGACACCTTCTTCTGGGGTTGAACCGTGGGCTGATTTTCCGATGACAGTTACTTGCACCCTGCCGTTATCAAGAGCTTCTGCGTCAGCTTTTAGACCGTATTCTTCTACAAAAGCTGCAAGTTTACTATCTAAATCGGTCAAGTCTCCAGAAATAATAGCTGTTGCAGACTCAGGCACCATATTCTCACGTAAACCGCCTGCAAAGCTATGCAATCTAGCAGCTCCGCTATTTTCTCCAGTAAAATGCAGATAAGCTGTGATGTTCCCTTTCTCACCATTGATAATCGGAAACTCAGCATCAGGTGAGAATCCAAAGTCTGGCAAAGGCAGTCCCACATGCTCAAAGTAATAATCCATGTCCGCCCAACCTGACTCTTCATCAGTACCCACAATAAAACGAACTTTCTTAGAAGTTGGCAAACCTAATTCTTTGATGATTTTCAAACCATAATAGCAAGCCATGGTCGGCCCCTTATCATCAGAAGAACCGCGGGCAAAGAGTTTTCCATCAATAATTTGAGGTTCGTAAGGGTCTGTATCCCAACCACTACCAGCAGGTACCACATCTAAGTGTCCAAAGATTCCGAGAACTTCATCTCCTTCACCAAATTCAAAATGCCCTGCATAATTGTCTACATTCGTTGTTGGATAACCATCACGGTCTGCAATTTCAAGGAATTTATTCAAGGCATGAACTGGGCCAGGACCAAATGGATGTTTTGCATCTGCTTGACTATCGTCACGCTCAGAATTGATGCGCAAAAGATCAAACAAGTCTGCCATAAACTCGTCTTTTCGTTTGTCTACTTCTGTTCTAAAATTCACTGTCATGATTTCTCCTTTTAGTATTAAAGTAAGTCCATTCTATCATAATTGAAAGAGATTTCATAGAAAAAGCAAAGATGAGGTTGCTAAGCACCTCAACCTCTATCTTTTTATGGATAAATTGGCAAGATAGTCTGTGCCAAATTGTGTCAAGCGATTACGACTATCTTTGGATTCATAGAAATCAATCATAGCAAAACCTGCCTTGAGTTGACCACCTATTTGCTCCTCCAGTGTGTGACTAAATTCATAGCCATATTTGGGATTAATCGCCAGTTCGCCTGCCGCCTCCAATCTTCGTGAGTTGAAAGGTAAGCTATATTTAGGCTCTAAAGGTTTGTCTAGGTCATCCCATACATCATCACCATCAAACACATAGATCCATGGATTCATATAACCGACCATCAGCAAACCACCTTTTTTCAAGACTCTATAGGACTCCTGCCACATATTTGTTAAATCTTCAATGTAGACGTTAGACACTGGGCAGAAAATAATATCAAAACTCTCATCTTCAAAAGGAAAGGGATTCGTCATATCTGCTTGGACCGCTTGTAAATCTATATTTTCTCGCTCTGCAACTAGCCTATCTTTGGCTAACTGCTCTTGTGAAAAGTCCATAATCGTTGTGTTATAGCCATGCGCAGCAAAAATAGGTCCCTGTTGTCCACCACCACAGGCCAACCCCAATAGCTTTTTACCTCGGGCTTTTTCAAACCATTCTAGCGGTACCATTTTCCCAACTGTTAAAGAAACTTCTAAGAAACTGTTTTTTACTCTTAGGAACTCTTCATGACTAATAGGTACTGTGTAGCTGTTTCCTTGCTTACTAGAAATCCGATCCCAACGGTCTTGGTTGTAACTTACGTAATCACTCATCTTATGTTCTTCTAACGAAGTTTGAGCAAATACAACCTCATCTTTTTTATTATTCATTTATTTTACATTCCTTACTATGCTTATTATAGCATTCGCTAGCAAAAAAGCCACCTTCCCGTGACTTTCTCTGCTAGGTTAATACATTAAAATCCCAAATATCGTCCACCCAATCTTGATAAAAGTCAGGTTCATGACAAACCATGAGGATAGATCCTTTGTAATCCTGAAGAGCCCGTTTGAGTTCGTCCTTGGCATCCACATCTAGGTGGTTGGTCGGCTCATCAAGGACTAGGACATTGTTTTCTCGGTTCATCAACAGGCAAAAGCGAACCTTAGCCTGCTCACCACCTGAAAGAACTTGAATTTGACTTTCGATATGCTTAGAGGTCAGACCGCAACGGGCGAGAGCCGCACGAACTTCTGCCTGATTGAGAGCTGGGAAGGCATCCCAGACAGCTTCCAACGGTGTCTGTCGGTTTCCTCCTGCTACTTCTTGTTCAAAATAGCCAAGTTCAAGGTACTCACCGCGCTCAACTGAACCACCTAGTGGTGAGATAATTCCCAGTAAACTCTTGAGAAGAGTGGATTTCCCGATACCATTGGCACCAATAATAGCAATCTTCTGATTGCGTTCAAAGGTCAAATTGAGCGGCTTGCTATTTAGGACACGATCATAGCCGATTGCCAAATCTGTCGTCTGGAAAATAAAGCGACTTGGTGTACGAGCCATCTTGAAATCAAAGTTTGGTTTCGGTTTTTCAGCTTGAAGCTCGATGATCTCCATCTTGTCCAATTTCTTCTGACGAGACATGGCCATATTCCGAGTTGCAACACGAGCCTTGTTTCGATTTACAAAGTCTTGTAAGTCTGCAATTTCTTTTTGTTGACGTTCATAGGCAGCTTCCAACTGAGCTCGTTTCATCGCATGAACTTCTTGAAATTGGTAGTAATCCCCTGTATAACGAGTCAGGAGTTGATTTTCAACATGGTAGACAATGTTAATCACATCATTCAAGAATGGAATATCATGTGAAATCAAGACAAAGGCATTTTCATAGTTTTGCAAGTAACGCTTGAGCCAGTCGATGTGCTCTGCATCCAGATAGTTAGTCGGCTCATCAAGCAGCAAGATGTCCGGTTTTTCCAAAAGCAACTTCGCTAGAAGAACCTTGGTTCGTTGTCCACCAGACAACTCAGTCACATCTGTATCCATACCATAATCCATCACACCAAGAGCACGCGCCACCTCATCAATTTTAGCATCCAAAATATAAAAGTCACGACTTTCCAAACGGTCTTGCAATTCACCTACCTCTTCCATGAGGTCATCTATATCTGCTCCTTCTTCTGCCATGGATAGATAAATATCATTGATACGGGCTTCTGTCTTAAATAGTTCATCAAAGGCAGTTCGCAAAACATCACGGACCGTTTGTCCTTTCTCCAATTTAGCGTGTTGATCCAAGTAACCCGCTGTCACGTAGCGAGACCATTCCACCTTACCTTCATCTGGTTGCAGCTGTCCTGTCACGATGGACATAAAGGTTGATTTCCCTTCTCCATTGGCACCGACAAGTCCAATATGCTCTCCCTTTAACAGACGGAAGGATACATTTTCAAAAATTGCTCGATCACCAAAACCGTGACTCAAATTCTTCACTTCTAAAATACTCATTTTATCTCCTCTAAAACACCAAAGAACTGGAGTCTAAGACTCCAGTTTAATTCTATGTTACTCAATGAAAAGCAGTAACGAGCCAATACATTCGTATATCAAAACAAGTTGACAGATTCAGCTATCAATTCTTGACAAACATTAGTCCAAGCCAATTTCTGCACGCACCACATCTGCAATTGTATTAACATAGTAATCAACCTCGGCATCCGTTGGTGCTTCTGCCATGACTCGCAAGAGTGGCTCAGTACCACTCGGACGGACTAAAATGCGTCCATTTCCTGCCATTTCAGCTTCCATTTTCTCAATAATAGCTGCAATAGCAGGCACTTCCATCGACTTATCCTTCATGCTATTTTCCACACGGATATTGACTAATTTTTGTGGATAGATAGTTACTTCTGCTGCTAATTCTGACAATGTTTTGCCTGTTTCTTGCATAATTTTTGTTAATTGCACAGCGGTTAGCTGTCCGTCACCTGTGGTGTTGTAATCCATAAGGATGACATGTCCCGACTGCTCACCACCAACATTGTAACCTTCCTTACGCATTTCTTCTACCACATAACGGTCGCCAACTGCGGTCACAGCTTTTTCAATCCCTTCACGATCTAAAGCCTTATGGAAACCAAGATTGGACATGACCGTTGTCACAATCGTATTTTTAGCCAAAAGCCCTCTATCAGCAAGGTACTTGCCAATGATATACATGATGCGATCGCCATCTACTAGATCTCCATTCTCATCAACTGCAATCAAACGGTCACTATCTCCGTCAAAGGCAAGACCGATTCGACTTCCCGTTTCCCTGACTAATTTTTGAAGCTGCTCCGGATGTGTTGAACCGACACCTTCGTTAATGTTGAGTCCATCTGGATTTTCAGCCATGACAGTTAAATCTGCGCCCAAGTCTGCAAAAACCTGACGAGCAGAGGTTGAGGCAGCACCATTTGCCGTATCAAGTGCAACCTTCATTCCTTCCAATTCTATACCCGCTGATACAAGGAATTGTTGATACTTGCGCAAACCTTCTGGGTATTCTACTACATCCCCTAACCCTTGAGCAGATGGGCGTGGAAGAGTATCTTCTTCTGCATCAAGAAGCCCTTCAATCTCCGCTTCCAAAGCATCATCCAATTTGAAACCATCACTGGCAAAAAACTTAATGCCATTATCCTGAGCTGGATTGTGGCTGGCAGAAATCATAACTCCTGCACTGGCTTTCTCTGTTTTTACCAAGTGGGCAACACCTGGTGTTGCCAAAACACCCAACCTATAAACATGAATTCCTACTGATAGGAGACCGGCAATCAAAGCAGCTTCCAACATCTGCCCTGAAATCCGTGTATCACGCGCTACAAAAACGCGAGGGACTTCCGTCTCATGCTGGCTAAGTACATAACCACCGAAACGTCCTAATTTAAACGCCAATTCCGGCGTTAATTCAATGTTCGCTTCTCCTCGAACACCATCTGTACCAAAATATTTACCCATCTTATTTCTTAACCCCTTATTTTGTTTTTGTAAGTGCAACTTGCATATTAACTTCTGTTTGTGAAAGAACAACCGGCAAGACATTACCATCTGCATCAACTGCGCGCAACTTAGCAACCCCACTATAGTCCTCAGACAAGTTGCTAACATCCATGGCTACGGCTTCAATACGGTCAATCTTAGCCATGGTCTCCTCATCAGTCGTCACCTTGACCGTATCTAAATTAACAGAAACCTTGGACAGACTATAGCCTTCTGCCAACTGATTGCTGTAGACTCGTCCTTCAACTGGAAAAGCCTTGCTCACTCGTTTACCAATCTTGACAGTGATGGTATCAGGCGCTAAAGTCGCACTCACTCCTGCTGGCAAATTGGCTAATTGGAGTTTAACTGTCTGCGTTCCAGCGCTTACCTTCTTTAGATTTGCAATAACTTGAAAAGTTCGAGTCAATTCTGCAGATTCTCGCTGCAACAGAACGCGATTGGAGCCACGCAACTCAACTGCTACTGTTGATGAAAAGCCTGAAATAAAATACTTGCTCGTATCGTAATCTATCTCAATCGGCACGTTATTCAAGGTATGCACATAGGTTTCTGATTCTTTATTTTTTGCTGATGATTCTGATGTTTTATAGTTGGTAGTTGTTGCATAGAAAAAGAGCAACAAAGCTAGAAAAACTGATAAGACTAAGTGGCCGACCGCCTTAAATTTATCGTGCATGTTTGCTTCCTCCCAATCGTTTCCAAATAGGCTGTTTGTCTGCATGTTCAGAAATAAAAGTGGAGCGCAATTCAGCTTCAAATTCTTCAAGCGTCAAATCATGCTTGAAGACTCCATTGTGAGCAATTGAGATGCTCCCTGTCTCTTCCGAAACGATAAAGACAAAGGCATCTGAGACTTCAGACAAGCCGATAGCTGCACGATGGCGAGTACCAAACTCCTTTGAGATTCCTGCACTTTCTGACAACGGCAAATAGGCACAAGCAACTGCTACCTTATCTTCTTTAACGATAACAGCACCATCGTGAAGCGGTGTATTGGGAATGAAAATGTTAATCAGTAATTCCCGTGACACATCCGCATTTAGAGGGATTCCTGTCGCCCTGTATTCTTGCAAGGTTCGTGCTCGTTCAACTGCTACAAGTGCTCCGATTTTCCGCGGTGACATATAGGCCACCGACTTGAGAATGGCATCAATTAACTTCTCTTCTGCACTCACAGTATTTGCGGTAAAAATCTGAGTTGTACGGCCAAGCTTTTCCAACATAGCGCGCAACTCTGGTGCAAAAATAACAACTGCCGCAATAACTCCGTAAGTTATGACTTGATTCATCAACCAAGCAATAGTCTGCAAGCCAAATAAACTAGCCACAATCTGAGCAATGATAAACAGAAAAACCCCACGAATCAAGGTCATAATTTTAGTGCCTGCAATAGCCTTACTAAAATTATAAATTAAATAAACAACAATGCCAATATCAATTAAGTGAAGTAAGGCGGTCCATGGACTAACAATCAGACTCGACCAATACCCCGCATCTAATAACTGGTTAAAGTTTAACATATCGTTCTCATACTTTCTAACTCATACATAGTAACGACTCCATTATACCATATTTTTTCCTATATTCTTTAGAAAACCATGACCATCCCATTAAAAAGATTACAGATTTACTGCGAAAATATGTCGAAGATCTGCATACTCTATTATAGAAAATCAAAAGGCTTTGTGTTAAAATAAGTCCATGAAAATAAATACATTACTAGGGATGATAGCAGGAAAAACTTCCCAATTTGTTTTAAGTAAACTCGGTCGTGGAACAACCTTGCCAGGAAAAATTGCTCTTGCATTCGATAAAGATATTCTAAACAGTTTGGCAAAGGATTATGAAATCGTTGTTATCACTGGCACAAATGGTAAAACTTTAACAACTGCGCTAACAGTCGGTATTCTTCAGGAGGCTTTTGGGGAAATTACCACTAACACCAGTGGAGCCAATATGATTACAGGGATTACGGCTACCTTTTTGTCTGCCCCCAAAAATAAAAATGGCAAAAAAATTGCTGTGTTGGAAATTGATGAAGCCAGTCTTACAAGAGTGACTGACTTTATCAAGCCAAGCCTGATTGTATTCACTAATATCTTCCGCGATCAGATGGATCGTTACGGTGAGATTTATACGACTTACCAGATGATCTTAGATGGAGCTGCAAAGGTACCAACCGCCACTATTTTAGCTAACGGTGACAGTCCGCTTTTCAACTCAACGACAATCATCAATCCAGTCAAATACTACGGTTTTGCGACAGAAGAACATGAGCCTCGCTTGGCCCATTACAATACCGAAGGCGTACTCTGTCCACATTGCCATCAAATTATTCGGTATAAGCTCAATACCTATGCAAATCTTGGAAGCTATACTTGTAGCAATTGTGAATTTAGCAGACCTGAATTAGATTATAAGCTGACCAAGCTCAAAGAAATCACCAATACTTCTTCTTCCTTTGTTATTGATGATCAAGACTATAGAATCAATATCGGTGGTCTCTACAATATTTACAACGCTCTTGCAGCAGTCAGTGTCGCAGAGTTCTTTGGGGTTCCATCTGAGAAAATTAAAGCTGGCTTTGACAAGAGTAAGGCGGTTTTTGGTCGTCAAGAGACCTTCAAACTAGGCAACAAGGACTGTACCCTCGTCCTCATTAAGAATCCGGTCGGTGCAACTCAGGCTATGGAGATGATAAAGTTAGCTCCTTATGAATTTAGCTTGTCTGTTCTTCTCAATGCTCATTATGCTGATGGTATTGATACTAGCTGGATATGGGATGCCGATTTTGAGCAGATTTCACAGATGAAGATTCCTCAAATTTTTGCAGGCGGAGTTCGTTCTTCAGAGATTGCTCGCCGTCTTCGCGTCACTGGTTATCCAGAAAATCAGATTGTTGAGAAGTCAAAATTGGAAGACATCATCAACTTGATTGAACACTCCAGCAGTCAACATGCTTACATACTAGCGACCTACACTGCCATGTTGGAATTCCGTGACTTACTAGCCCAGCGCCAAGCTGTTGGAAAGGAAATGAAATAATGGTTTATACTTCATTAAAAAGTCCCGATAGAGACTATCCTTACAAGCTCTATATTGCTCATCTCTACGGAGACTTGATGAATACTTACGGTGATAATGGCAATATCCTTATGCTCAAATATGTAGCAGAAAAGCTAGGAGCTCGTGTTCAGGTTGACATCGTCTCTCTGAAAGATGGCTTTGATAAAGAATTCTATGATATTGTCTTTTTCGGTGGTGGTCAAGACTATGAGCAATCTGTTCTAGCCAAGGATTTACCAACCAAGAAAGAAAGTCTAGCAGATTTCATCGAAAACGAAGGCGTTATGTTAGCTATCTGCGGTGGTTTCCAATTACTCGGACAATACTATATCGAGGCTAGTGGACGTAAAATTGAGGGCTTGGGAATTTTGGGACACTACACTCTCAATCAGACTAATAATCGCTATATTGGCGACATCAAAATCCATAATGATGAATTTGATGAAACCTACTATGGATTTGAAAACCATCAAGGGCGCACTTTTCTAGCGGATGACCAAAAACCACTGGGTAGGGTTATCTATGGAAATGGTAACAATAAGGAAGATGGCGGCGAAGGAATGCACTACAAAAACACCTTTGGCAGCTATTTTCACGGTCCCATACTCTCACGTAATGCCAATCTAGCTTATCGCTTGGTCACAACAGCCCTTCGGAAAAAATACGGACAAGCTATTCCACTTGCAAACTACGTAGACATTCTCAGTAAAGAAGTTGCAGAAGAATACAGCGATGTGAAGAGCAAGGCAGAGTTTGAGAGATGAGATTTCAGGAAAAACAAACTCATGCTTTGCGCAAATTAAACAGTTCTTGTAGATCTTTTCAATCTGTCATTTGACAACTAGAGATGACCAAGCACCACAACTAGTTTCCGAAACATGGATCATCTATCTTTTAAGATTGTTACTT from Streptococcus ruminantium includes:
- the glmM gene encoding phosphoglucosamine mutase gives rise to the protein MGKYFGTDGVRGEANIELTPELAFKLGRFGGYVLSQHETEVPRVFVARDTRISGQMLEAALIAGLLSVGIHVYRLGVLATPGVAHLVKTEKASAGVMISASHNPAQDNGIKFFASDGFKLDDALEAEIEGLLDAEEDTLPRPSAQGLGDVVEYPEGLRKYQQFLVSAGIELEGMKVALDTANGAASTSARQVFADLGADLTVMAENPDGLNINEGVGSTHPEQLQKLVRETGSRIGLAFDGDSDRLIAVDENGDLVDGDRIMYIIGKYLADRGLLAKNTIVTTVMSNLGFHKALDREGIEKAVTAVGDRYVVEEMRKEGYNVGGEQSGHVILMDYNTTGDGQLTAVQLTKIMQETGKTLSELAAEVTIYPQKLVNIRVENSMKDKSMEVPAIAAIIEKMEAEMAGNGRILVRPSGTEPLLRVMAEAPTDAEVDYYVNTIADVVRAEIGLD
- a CDS encoding CdaR family protein, encoding MHDKFKAVGHLVLSVFLALLLFFYATTTNYKTSESSAKNKESETYVHTLNNVPIEIDYDTSKYFISGFSSTVAVELRGSNRVLLQRESAELTRTFQVIANLKKVSAGTQTVKLQLANLPAGVSATLAPDTITVKIGKRVSKAFPVEGRVYSNQLAEGYSLSKVSVNLDTVKVTTDEETMAKIDRIEAVAMDVSNLSEDYSGVAKLRAVDADGNVLPVVLSQTEVNMQVALTKTK
- a CDS encoding ABC-F family ATP-binding cassette domain-containing protein; translation: MSILEVKNLSHGFGDRAIFENVSFRLLKGEHIGLVGANGEGKSTFMSIVTGQLQPDEGKVEWSRYVTAGYLDQHAKLEKGQTVRDVLRTAFDELFKTEARINDIYLSMAEEGADIDDLMEEVGELQDRLESRDFYILDAKIDEVARALGVMDYGMDTDVTELSGGQRTKVLLAKLLLEKPDILLLDEPTNYLDAEHIDWLKRYLQNYENAFVLISHDIPFLNDVINIVYHVENQLLTRYTGDYYQFQEVHAMKRAQLEAAYERQQKEIADLQDFVNRNKARVATRNMAMSRQKKLDKMEIIELQAEKPKPNFDFKMARTPSRFIFQTTDLAIGYDRVLNSKPLNLTFERNQKIAIIGANGIGKSTLLKSLLGIISPLGGSVERGEYLELGYFEQEVAGGNRQTPLEAVWDAFPALNQAEVRAALARCGLTSKHIESQIQVLSGGEQAKVRFCLLMNRENNVLVLDEPTNHLDVDAKDELKRALQDYKGSILMVCHEPDFYQDWVDDIWDFNVLT
- the murT gene encoding lipid II isoglutaminyl synthase subunit MurT, which encodes MKINTLLGMIAGKTSQFVLSKLGRGTTLPGKIALAFDKDILNSLAKDYEIVVITGTNGKTLTTALTVGILQEAFGEITTNTSGANMITGITATFLSAPKNKNGKKIAVLEIDEASLTRVTDFIKPSLIVFTNIFRDQMDRYGEIYTTYQMILDGAAKVPTATILANGDSPLFNSTTIINPVKYYGFATEEHEPRLAHYNTEGVLCPHCHQIIRYKLNTYANLGSYTCSNCEFSRPELDYKLTKLKEITNTSSSFVIDDQDYRINIGGLYNIYNALAAVSVAEFFGVPSEKIKAGFDKSKAVFGRQETFKLGNKDCTLVLIKNPVGATQAMEMIKLAPYEFSLSVLLNAHYADGIDTSWIWDADFEQISQMKIPQIFAGGVRSSEIARRLRVTGYPENQIVEKSKLEDIINLIEHSSSQHAYILATYTAMLEFRDLLAQRQAVGKEMK
- the cdaA gene encoding diadenylate cyclase CdaA; this encodes MLNFNQLLDAGYWSSLIVSPWTALLHLIDIGIVVYLIYNFSKAIAGTKIMTLIRGVFLFIIAQIVASLFGLQTIAWLMNQVITYGVIAAVVIFAPELRAMLEKLGRTTQIFTANTVSAEEKLIDAILKSVAYMSPRKIGALVAVERARTLQEYRATGIPLNADVSRELLINIFIPNTPLHDGAVIVKEDKVAVACAYLPLSESAGISKEFGTRHRAAIGLSEVSDAFVFIVSEETGSISIAHNGVFKHDLTLEEFEAELRSTFISEHADKQPIWKRLGGSKHAR